In Myxococcus guangdongensis, the following proteins share a genomic window:
- a CDS encoding response regulator, with amino-acid sequence MVDDDPDILEALSEILEAEGFVIRRARNGKEALERLEPEPPHLILLDLMMPVMDGWEFAQRMRQKPPAIANIPLIVLSADRNVGSKAADIGAVGHLAKPFELNDLLSMVRRSLPSSVVNTTSA; translated from the coding sequence GTGGTGGATGACGACCCGGACATCCTCGAAGCCCTCTCCGAAATCCTCGAAGCCGAGGGCTTCGTCATCCGCCGAGCGCGCAACGGCAAGGAGGCCCTGGAGCGCCTCGAGCCGGAGCCCCCCCACCTCATCCTGCTGGATTTGATGATGCCGGTGATGGACGGGTGGGAGTTCGCCCAGCGCATGCGCCAGAAGCCGCCGGCCATCGCGAACATCCCCCTCATCGTCCTCAGCGCGGACCGCAACGTGGGCAGCAAGGCCGCGGACATCGGCGCGGTGGGGCACCTGGCCAAACCGTTCGAGCTCAATGATCTGCTCAGCATGGTGCGCCGCTCACTGCCCTCGTCGGTGGTGAACACGACCAGCGCGTGA
- a CDS encoding SCP2 sterol-binding domain-containing protein, whose amino-acid sequence MTTAKEIIETEIPQKLTAKPELAKEVNAIIHFDVSGDGGGKWTLDLTKDAGWVSAGHEGASKMTILVSNDDFVKIKNKTLNPQMAAMQGKLKFKPMDMGLAMKLAKILG is encoded by the coding sequence ATGACGACCGCGAAGGAAATCATCGAGACCGAGATTCCGCAGAAGCTCACGGCGAAGCCGGAGCTGGCGAAGGAGGTCAACGCCATCATCCACTTCGACGTCTCCGGTGACGGTGGCGGGAAGTGGACGCTGGACCTGACCAAGGATGCGGGCTGGGTCAGCGCGGGCCACGAGGGTGCGTCGAAGATGACCATCCTGGTGAGCAACGACGACTTCGTGAAGATCAAGAACAAGACGCTCAACCCCCAGATGGCGGCCATGCAGGGCAAGCTGAAGTTCAAGCCCATGGACATGGGCCTCGCGATGAAGCTCGCGAAGATTCTGGGGTAG
- the tatA gene encoding twin-arginine translocase TatA/TatE family subunit, with protein sequence MELLLILFVLLLLFGATRLPQLGSSLGSAIRNFKRGFGGEDDAGTPGGDKKGGNLASGGNADKDVKSSSPSSHA encoded by the coding sequence ATGGAACTTCTTCTCATCCTGTTTGTGCTGCTGCTCCTCTTTGGAGCCACGCGGCTGCCGCAGCTCGGCTCGTCCCTGGGCAGCGCGATTCGCAACTTCAAGCGCGGCTTCGGCGGCGAGGACGACGCGGGGACGCCCGGCGGCGACAAGAAGGGCGGCAACCTGGCCAGCGGCGGCAACGCGGACAAGGACGTGAAGTCCTCGTCC
- a CDS encoding MarR family winged helix-turn-helix transcriptional regulator, whose amino-acid sequence MRVPANRPALRVQPTGAGEEELETPDDGSTSYEAPPEEDTSTPASRRLHDLIIQLGRYRSLRDPLHGICESNQLTPTQIHVLMWLGNDGPTHVGVLAQRVGITKKTITGVVDRLEDMKMVERTRDAEDRRAVVAQLTPEGVKLFTLISRSVDQGLRRMLDLLPPDDQEALFGLLERVLKRLGTTPEQAV is encoded by the coding sequence ATGCGAGTGCCGGCCAACAGACCGGCCCTCCGCGTGCAGCCGACGGGCGCGGGCGAGGAGGAGCTGGAGACCCCCGACGACGGGAGCACCTCGTACGAGGCGCCCCCCGAGGAGGACACCTCCACTCCCGCGTCGCGGCGGCTGCACGACCTCATCATCCAGCTCGGGCGCTACCGCTCGTTGAGGGATCCGCTGCACGGAATCTGCGAGAGCAACCAGCTCACCCCCACGCAGATCCACGTGCTGATGTGGCTGGGCAACGACGGCCCCACGCACGTGGGCGTCCTGGCCCAGCGGGTCGGAATCACGAAGAAGACCATCACCGGCGTGGTGGACCGGCTGGAGGACATGAAGATGGTGGAGCGCACGAGGGACGCCGAGGACCGGCGCGCCGTCGTCGCGCAGCTCACCCCGGAGGGCGTCAAGCTCTTCACCCTCATCAGCCGCAGCGTGGACCAGGGGCTGCGGCGGATGTTGGACCTGCTTCCCCCCGATGACCAGGAGGCCCTCTTCGGTCTCCTGGAGCGGGTGCTGAAGCGGCTCGGGACCACGCCCGAGCAGGCCGTCTAG
- a CDS encoding CaiB/BaiF CoA transferase family protein: MSTLPLKGLRVLDLSRLLPGPYATLVLADLGATVVKVEEPEGGDYVRAMPPSRDDVGALFYGLNRNKRSLTLNLKTPEGREALKRLARTHDVLVESFRPGVMDKLGVGEAVLRAENPRLVFCSISGYGQTGPDRLKAGHDLNYIARAGLLGYGGEAGGAPAFPGVQMGDIGGGSLFALVGILAALYERERTGQGRFVDVSMTDGSTAFLHMHLAARLFMGEQGAPLERGREALNGGYACYGLYRTADDRWLAVGALEPKFFSGVCERLERPDLMEDAYAPGEAGARVKAELTKLFASKPLAHWAEKFAGSDLCVEPVAEGDDVLKDAQLRARGLFVEAEDSRLGKVTHLLTPLRMGPTPLREPPALGQHSREVLAEAGFTEEEMARLGV; this comes from the coding sequence ATGTCGACGTTGCCGCTGAAGGGTTTGCGCGTGCTGGACTTGTCGCGCCTGTTGCCCGGTCCCTACGCCACGCTGGTGCTGGCGGACCTGGGCGCCACGGTGGTGAAGGTGGAGGAGCCGGAGGGCGGCGACTACGTCCGGGCGATGCCTCCGTCGCGGGACGACGTGGGGGCGTTGTTCTACGGGCTCAACCGGAACAAGCGCTCGTTGACGTTGAACCTCAAGACGCCCGAGGGGCGCGAGGCGCTCAAGAGGCTGGCGCGCACGCACGACGTGCTGGTGGAGAGCTTCCGTCCGGGTGTCATGGACAAGCTGGGCGTGGGGGAGGCGGTGCTGCGCGCGGAGAACCCCCGGCTCGTCTTCTGCTCCATCTCCGGGTACGGGCAGACGGGGCCGGACCGGCTGAAGGCGGGGCATGACCTGAACTACATCGCCCGTGCGGGCCTCCTGGGCTACGGCGGCGAGGCGGGTGGGGCGCCGGCGTTCCCGGGCGTGCAGATGGGCGACATCGGCGGCGGGAGTCTCTTCGCGCTGGTGGGCATCCTGGCCGCGCTGTACGAGCGCGAGCGCACGGGGCAGGGGCGCTTCGTGGACGTGTCGATGACGGACGGGTCCACGGCGTTCCTGCACATGCACCTGGCGGCGCGGCTCTTCATGGGCGAGCAGGGCGCGCCCCTGGAGCGCGGGCGCGAGGCGCTCAACGGCGGGTATGCGTGCTACGGCCTGTACCGCACGGCGGATGACCGGTGGCTGGCGGTGGGCGCGCTGGAGCCGAAGTTCTTCTCGGGCGTTTGTGAGCGGCTGGAGCGGCCGGACCTGATGGAGGACGCGTATGCGCCAGGGGAGGCGGGGGCGCGGGTGAAGGCGGAGCTGACGAAGTTGTTCGCGTCGAAGCCGCTGGCGCACTGGGCGGAGAAGTTCGCGGGCTCGGACCTGTGCGTGGAGCCGGTGGCGGAAGGGGACGACGTGCTGAAGGACGCGCAGCTGCGGGCTCGTGGGCTCTTCGTCGAGGCGGAGGACTCCCGATTGGGCAAGGTGACGCACCTGCTGACGCCGCTGCGCATGGGGCCCACGCCGCTGCGCGAGCCGCCCGCGCTGGGCCAGCACTCGCGCGAGGTGCTCGCCGAGGCGGGCTTCACCGAGGAGGAGATGGCGCGGCTGGGCGTGTGA
- a CDS encoding sensor histidine kinase → MGAGSTAEAPGLVLVPTQGPPRLLGSLLLEHLGLQELPADVSSLDALLGAAGFQRRAGDARLWEKDDDRVLLAGEEPLGDGGQLWWTFPVAWDEADNRRRVRYLGMASHDLRGSLANIRSYAALLLNGRSPLEPKVQRGLETILRNADRSLSFSQDFFDSSRADLGSLACEPERQSLLPLLDAAMERQRAAATAANVALVLDLDPSEPQPEVSVDGARIQHALEAFILYQLSRAQAGEVIHLRIHPGAPRVRVEVRREGVPLSDEDASVVFRREERAFREKKLEDPLRIYLARQEVEAHGGSVGVETDPSGSSLFITLTAVPGAVLAEPAALQA, encoded by the coding sequence ATGGGAGCTGGCAGCACGGCGGAAGCGCCTGGCCTCGTCCTCGTCCCCACGCAGGGGCCGCCACGCCTGCTGGGCAGCCTGCTCCTCGAGCATCTGGGCCTCCAGGAGCTGCCCGCCGACGTGAGCTCCCTGGACGCGCTCCTGGGCGCCGCGGGCTTCCAGCGCCGCGCCGGGGACGCCCGCCTCTGGGAGAAGGACGACGACCGCGTCCTGCTCGCCGGAGAGGAGCCCCTGGGCGACGGAGGCCAGCTGTGGTGGACCTTCCCCGTGGCCTGGGACGAGGCCGACAACCGCCGGCGGGTGCGCTACCTGGGCATGGCGTCCCATGACCTGCGCGGCTCACTGGCCAACATCCGCTCCTATGCCGCGCTGCTGCTCAACGGACGCTCGCCGCTGGAGCCCAAGGTGCAGCGCGGGCTGGAGACCATCCTGCGCAACGCGGACCGCTCGCTGTCCTTCTCGCAGGACTTCTTCGACTCCAGCCGCGCCGACCTGGGCTCGCTCGCCTGCGAGCCGGAGCGCCAGTCGCTCCTGCCCCTGCTCGACGCGGCCATGGAGCGCCAGCGCGCGGCGGCCACCGCCGCCAACGTGGCGCTCGTGTTGGACCTGGACCCGAGCGAGCCCCAGCCCGAGGTGAGCGTGGACGGCGCCCGCATCCAGCACGCGCTGGAGGCCTTCATCCTCTACCAGCTCTCCCGCGCTCAGGCCGGGGAGGTCATCCACCTGCGCATCCACCCCGGCGCCCCTCGGGTGCGGGTGGAGGTGCGCCGCGAAGGGGTGCCGCTGTCGGACGAGGACGCCTCCGTCGTGTTCCGGCGCGAGGAGCGGGCCTTCCGGGAGAAGAAGCTGGAGGATCCGCTGCGCATCTACCTGGCCCGCCAGGAGGTGGAGGCGCACGGGGGGAGCGTGGGGGTGGAGACGGATCCGTCCGGCAGCTCCCTCTTCATCACCCTGACGGCGGTGCCGGGCGCCGTGCTCGCAGAGCCAGCGGCCCTCCAGGCATGA